A part of Herpetosiphon gulosus genomic DNA contains:
- a CDS encoding MDR family MFS transporter: METAIKQAASAAVEFEQPRYTKRETLLTMLSVLLVMLLASLDQTIVGTAMPKVITELHGFDRYTWVTTAYLLASTVMVPIYGKLSDMFGRKPLFIFGLIVFLIGSGLCGAAQSMNQLIIFRGLQGLGAAALMPIALAIVGDLFTPRERARWQGITGGVFGISAILGPTAGGWLTEHVSWRWIFYVNLPLGIIALLTLVFLMPTLGRKAQRVKIDYIGSILLVAGTVPLLLGFTWAGSQYAWLSAQVLSMFGLSIVFLGAFIGFEAWLEHNNGQPIIEPSLFKNSIFRISVLITIISNMALFGNIFFLPLFVQGVIGTSITNSGLIMTPLMLTAIICSVVAGQIVAATGKYKIIAIVGMAISVLGGFMLLQLDINSTNTSVAIDMVVLGLGMGAGMSLYTLITQNALPNKIGQATSALTFFRSIGSTIALAAMGSVMNSAYLPAFKAAIPAEVAQNVPAERLAAFNNPQILLSPETQSLIQAQFAQGGQQGEALYNTLLGAVKYGLVDGIHHVFIFSFGITLLGFVVVFFLKEIELRGGRKKAEAQIEQTGETGTAGMAAFH; this comes from the coding sequence ATGGAAACGGCAATTAAGCAAGCGGCTTCGGCAGCAGTTGAATTTGAACAGCCACGCTATACCAAGCGCGAAACCTTGCTCACGATGTTGAGCGTGCTCTTGGTGATGCTGTTGGCCTCGCTTGATCAAACGATTGTAGGTACGGCGATGCCCAAAGTCATCACCGAATTGCACGGCTTTGATCGCTATACCTGGGTTACAACGGCCTATCTGTTAGCTTCGACCGTGATGGTACCAATTTATGGCAAGCTTTCGGATATGTTTGGGCGTAAGCCGTTGTTTATCTTTGGCTTAATTGTCTTTTTAATTGGCTCAGGCTTATGTGGTGCGGCTCAAAGCATGAACCAATTAATCATTTTTCGTGGTTTGCAAGGCTTAGGCGCAGCCGCCTTGATGCCGATTGCCTTGGCAATTGTGGGCGATTTATTCACGCCACGCGAACGCGCTCGCTGGCAAGGCATCACTGGTGGGGTTTTTGGAATTTCGGCCATCCTTGGGCCAACCGCTGGTGGCTGGTTGACTGAACACGTTTCATGGCGCTGGATTTTCTACGTCAATTTGCCGTTGGGAATTATCGCGCTCTTGACCTTGGTATTCTTGATGCCAACCCTTGGCCGCAAAGCCCAACGGGTCAAAATTGACTACATCGGCTCGATTTTGTTGGTTGCTGGCACAGTGCCACTGTTGCTGGGCTTTACCTGGGCTGGCTCGCAATACGCTTGGCTTTCGGCTCAGGTGTTGAGCATGTTTGGCTTGTCGATTGTATTTTTGGGTGCATTTATTGGCTTTGAAGCATGGCTGGAACACAACAATGGTCAGCCGATTATCGAGCCAAGCCTGTTCAAAAATAGCATTTTCCGCATCTCAGTGCTGATCACAATCATCTCGAATATGGCGCTATTTGGTAATATTTTCTTCTTGCCCTTGTTTGTGCAAGGCGTGATTGGCACCTCGATTACCAATAGCGGCCTGATTATGACTCCATTGATGTTGACCGCGATTATCTGTAGCGTGGTGGCGGGCCAAATTGTGGCGGCAACTGGCAAATACAAAATTATCGCCATTGTTGGTATGGCAATTAGCGTATTGGGCGGCTTTATGCTATTGCAGCTCGATATTAATTCGACCAATACCAGTGTGGCGATTGATATGGTGGTGCTGGGCTTGGGCATGGGTGCGGGGATGTCGTTGTATACCTTGATTACCCAAAATGCCTTGCCCAACAAAATTGGCCAAGCAACCTCAGCCTTGACCTTCTTCCGCTCGATTGGCAGCACAATTGCCTTGGCAGCGATGGGTTCGGTGATGAATTCGGCTTATTTGCCAGCCTTCAAGGCAGCAATTCCAGCCGAAGTTGCCCAAAATGTGCCAGCCGAACGTTTGGCAGCCTTCAACAATCCGCAAATTTTGCTTTCGCCCGAAACCCAATCGCTAATTCAAGCGCAATTTGCGCAAGGCGGCCAGCAAGGCGAAGCACTTTACAATACCTTGTTGGGTGCGGTCAAATATGGCTTGGTTGATGGCATCCATCATGTGTTTATCTTCAGCTTTGGCATCACGCTTTTGGGCTTTGTGGTGGTTTTCTTCCTCAAGGAAATCGAGTTGCGTGGCGGGCGCAAAAAAGCTGAGGCCCAAATCGAGCAAACTGGCGAAACTGGGACTGCTGGGATGGCAGCGTTTCATTAA
- a CDS encoding ABC transporter ATP-binding protein, translated as MSEIAIQVEHLSKQFRIGANAFQKTFRETVSDMMLAPARRLRSAMRGQGSQAATKEFWALRDVSFDVKQGEVVGIIGHNGAGKSTLLKVLSRITEPTTGSALIRGRVGTLLEVGTGFHPDLTGRENMYLNGAILGMSRAEINRKFDEIVAFAEVEQFIDTMVKHYSSGMYLRLAFAVAAHLEPEILIVDEVLAVGDAQFQKKCLGKMGEVAQNGRTVLFVSHNMAAIRSLCQRVVWLNQGTVLKDGPSAAIVNEYLMQTVTSSSSRVDLREATRHYDYGKRFKINDLTFNHGEPILHGEVLNVSFNYESYADVYGVSFGYGFSSLEGTRLMTVDSDLNAPRYQVKRGQHGQLTSTLDTLNLQPGIYLLDVGVRSGDGSALDYLPGCAQVEILPGPTTPASMSRLDYAGNVRLGGQWQWPETAQEDRD; from the coding sequence ATGAGCGAGATTGCGATCCAGGTTGAGCATTTAAGTAAGCAATTTCGCATTGGGGCGAATGCATTTCAAAAAACCTTTCGCGAAACGGTGTCCGATATGATGTTAGCCCCTGCCCGCCGCTTGCGTTCAGCCATGCGCGGTCAAGGTAGCCAAGCTGCGACCAAGGAATTTTGGGCGCTGCGTGATGTTTCATTCGATGTTAAACAGGGCGAGGTCGTTGGGATTATCGGCCACAATGGTGCGGGCAAAAGTACATTATTAAAAGTGCTTTCGCGGATTACTGAGCCAACCACTGGCTCAGCCTTGATTCGCGGACGGGTTGGAACGCTGCTTGAAGTTGGTACGGGTTTTCATCCCGACCTCACAGGCCGCGAAAATATGTATCTCAACGGGGCGATTCTGGGCATGAGCCGCGCCGAAATTAACCGTAAGTTCGATGAAATTGTGGCCTTTGCTGAGGTCGAGCAATTTATCGACACGATGGTTAAACATTATTCCAGCGGCATGTATTTACGCTTGGCCTTTGCGGTGGCCGCTCACCTTGAGCCAGAAATTCTGATTGTTGATGAGGTTCTAGCGGTTGGCGATGCCCAATTTCAAAAGAAATGTTTAGGCAAAATGGGCGAAGTCGCCCAAAATGGCCGCACGGTGCTCTTTGTCAGCCACAATATGGCGGCAATTCGCAGCTTATGTCAACGAGTGGTATGGCTCAACCAAGGCACTGTGCTCAAAGATGGCCCTTCGGCAGCAATTGTCAACGAATATTTGATGCAAACTGTCACTTCAAGTAGCTCGCGCGTTGATCTGCGCGAGGCAACCCGCCATTACGATTATGGCAAACGCTTTAAGATAAATGACCTGACCTTTAATCATGGCGAGCCAATTTTGCATGGCGAAGTGCTCAACGTGAGCTTTAACTACGAATCGTATGCCGATGTCTATGGTGTGTCGTTTGGTTATGGGTTCTCATCGCTTGAAGGCACGCGCCTAATGACGGTTGATAGTGATTTGAATGCACCGCGTTACCAAGTCAAGCGTGGCCAGCACGGCCAACTCACCAGCACCCTCGACACGCTCAACTTGCAACCAGGCATCTATTTGCTTGATGTTGGGGTGCGTTCGGGCGATGGTAGTGCCTTGGATTACCTGCCTGGGTGTGCTCAGGTTGAAATTTTGCCTGGCCCGACTACTCCAGCCTCAATGAGCCGATTGGATTATGCCGGCAATGTACGGCTTGGCGGTCAGTGGCAATGGCCTGAGACGGCTCAAGAGGATCGCGATTAA
- a CDS encoding glycosyltransferase: protein MQPLKILVLTSLFPPHYIGGYEVGCGDVVAGLRAKGHDVTVLTSTYGVDREVREGFIERSLTIDIHPVAQTTLAHQRRLYERELHNQPRILALAEELKPDIVFVWSFYQASMSAVRMLQARGYRTVFFISDHWPIRIGIFDPWHYMPRHPVRWLGRKLLGRKLGCKTGFRNNLPLSYANAIFASDFLLKQTQPIGPMPNAQVIRWGVDYDLFVRRERPASMGQRLLFVGQISGHKGMETLLEAFALVQQHHGFAQATLSIVGSGLSAEYTSEMQRYAETLGISQSVDWRGKLPRQQLPEIYASHDILIFPSRWDEPFSITVVEALAMGLVVVASDTGGTTEIIKHEQTGMVFARDDAASCAAHIVTLFNQPALAQKLHDQATQIVDHEFRMTTMIDRVEAALYAACNKDSRHD, encoded by the coding sequence ATGCAACCATTAAAGATTCTGGTGTTGACCAGCTTATTTCCGCCGCACTATATCGGTGGCTACGAGGTTGGTTGTGGCGATGTGGTTGCTGGATTACGCGCCAAAGGTCACGATGTCACGGTTTTAACTAGCACCTACGGCGTAGATCGTGAAGTACGTGAAGGCTTTATCGAGCGTTCGCTGACGATCGATATTCACCCAGTAGCTCAAACCACTTTGGCTCATCAACGCCGTTTGTATGAACGCGAACTCCACAATCAGCCGCGCATTTTAGCGCTTGCTGAAGAGCTAAAACCCGATATTGTGTTTGTCTGGAGCTTCTACCAAGCCTCGATGTCGGCAGTGCGTATGCTCCAAGCACGCGGCTATCGCACCGTCTTTTTCATCTCCGATCATTGGCCAATCCGGATTGGAATTTTCGATCCATGGCACTATATGCCGCGCCATCCTGTGCGTTGGCTGGGGCGCAAACTGCTTGGTCGGAAACTTGGGTGTAAAACTGGCTTTCGCAATAATCTGCCATTGAGCTATGCCAACGCAATTTTTGCCAGCGACTTTTTGCTCAAGCAAACCCAACCCATCGGCCCAATGCCCAATGCTCAAGTGATTCGCTGGGGCGTTGATTACGATTTGTTTGTGCGGCGCGAACGGCCAGCCAGTATGGGCCAGCGTTTATTATTCGTTGGCCAAATTTCCGGCCACAAAGGCATGGAAACATTGCTTGAGGCCTTTGCCTTGGTTCAGCAACACCATGGCTTCGCGCAAGCAACGCTCTCGATTGTTGGATCTGGACTTTCTGCCGAATATACCAGCGAGATGCAGCGCTATGCCGAAACCCTTGGTATTAGCCAGAGTGTTGACTGGCGAGGCAAATTACCGCGCCAACAGCTGCCTGAGATCTACGCCAGCCACGATATTTTGATCTTCCCATCACGTTGGGACGAGCCATTTAGCATCACGGTGGTTGAGGCATTGGCAATGGGTTTGGTGGTGGTAGCCTCGGATACTGGCGGCACAACCGAAATTATCAAGCATGAACAAACGGGTATGGTGTTTGCCCGCGACGATGCCGCGAGCTGCGCCGCCCATATTGTAACCCTCTTTAATCAACCAGCCTTAGCTCAAAAACTGCATGATCAAGCCACCCAGATTGTGGATCATGAGTTTCGCATGACCACCATGATCGATCGGGTTGAAGCAGCGCTCTATGCTGCCTGTAACAAGGATTCGCGCCATGACTAA
- a CDS encoding TetR/AcrR family transcriptional regulator — translation MPSLEKSTKPAMSLKERQREERARLILEAAQTILLERGYHETSIDDIAAQVGIAKGTVYLHFPSKEDLMIALVERQLQNFVQVIEDVAASTSSARQRLEAILQRTYDPSEARRMQIFLEVFGSADMRSRFAEKHERTQPIIDHVRNLLREIIEQGKAQGEFDPQISTKVMIVMYLNLLSPRNYHHLTTDQTVAFEELLPQIIQIFFHGISRK, via the coding sequence ATGCCAAGCCTAGAGAAATCAACCAAGCCCGCTATGTCGTTGAAAGAGCGCCAACGCGAAGAACGCGCTCGGCTGATTTTAGAGGCGGCGCAAACCATTTTGTTGGAGCGCGGCTACCACGAAACCTCAATCGACGATATTGCAGCCCAAGTTGGGATTGCCAAAGGCACAGTCTACCTACACTTTCCTAGCAAAGAAGATTTGATGATTGCCCTGGTGGAGCGGCAATTACAAAACTTTGTGCAAGTAATCGAAGACGTTGCGGCCAGCACCAGCAGTGCCCGTCAACGCTTGGAAGCAATTCTGCAACGCACCTACGACCCGAGCGAAGCCCGCCGCATGCAGATTTTTCTTGAGGTGTTTGGCAGTGCTGATATGCGTTCGCGGTTTGCCGAAAAGCATGAACGCACCCAGCCGATTATTGATCATGTACGCAATTTGCTGCGCGAAATTATCGAGCAAGGCAAAGCTCAGGGCGAATTTGATCCGCAAATCTCAACCAAAGTAATGATTGTGATGTATCTCAATTTGCTTTCTCCTCGCAACTACCATCATCTGACAACTGATCAAACAGTGGCGTTTGAAGAGTTGCTGCCTCAAATAATTCAAATTTTCTTCCATGGGATTTCACGGAAGTAA
- a CDS encoding ABC transporter permease: MQRASTTLQTTPITRIEPSKGWVSLQLRELWAYRELLFFLIWRDVKVRYKQTVLGAAWAIIQPVFSMIVFTLIFGRLAKLPSDGIAYEAFSITALVPWALFANALSQGSNSLVGNANLIKKVYFPRLTVPISTVLGGLVDFAIAFVVMFGMLLWFGITPSMRMLALPLFIMLVLITGLGVSLWLAALNVQFRDIRYVIPFMAQLWQYGSPVAYSSSLIPQEWRWLYGLNPMVGVIDGFRWSMLGTGQISWSTMLPSVGIAVFLLFTGALYFRRIEKQFADMV, translated from the coding sequence GTGCAAAGAGCCTCCACGACGTTACAAACAACCCCCATCACGCGGATAGAACCATCCAAAGGCTGGGTTTCGCTGCAATTACGCGAGCTTTGGGCCTACCGTGAATTACTGTTTTTTCTGATTTGGCGCGATGTTAAAGTTCGCTACAAACAGACGGTGCTTGGCGCAGCTTGGGCAATCATCCAACCAGTCTTTTCGATGATTGTCTTTACGTTGATTTTTGGCAGGCTGGCCAAATTGCCTTCCGATGGCATTGCCTATGAAGCCTTTTCGATTACGGCGCTCGTGCCTTGGGCGCTGTTTGCCAACGCGCTCAGTCAGGGATCGAATAGCTTAGTTGGCAACGCCAACTTAATCAAAAAAGTCTATTTTCCCCGCTTAACTGTGCCAATTTCAACCGTGCTTGGTGGCTTGGTCGATTTTGCTATTGCCTTTGTGGTGATGTTTGGCATGCTGCTGTGGTTTGGCATCACGCCAAGCATGCGTATGTTGGCACTGCCATTATTCATTATGCTGGTGCTGATCACTGGTTTAGGCGTAAGTTTATGGCTGGCTGCGTTAAATGTGCAGTTTCGCGATATTCGTTATGTCATTCCGTTTATGGCCCAGCTTTGGCAATATGGCAGCCCCGTGGCCTACTCCAGCAGCTTGATTCCTCAAGAATGGCGCTGGTTGTATGGCTTGAACCCAATGGTTGGGGTAATCGATGGCTTTCGTTGGTCGATGCTTGGTACAGGCCAAATTAGTTGGTCAACCATGCTGCCATCGGTGGGCATTGCAGTGTTCCTGCTGTTCACCGGAGCTTTATACTTCCGCCGAATTGAAAAACAATTTGCAGATATGGTGTAA